A window from Cryptomeria japonica chromosome 1, Sugi_1.0, whole genome shotgun sequence encodes these proteins:
- the LOC131040636 gene encoding uncharacterized protein LOC131040636: MTTSLSGCKVMHGSLRPKKFEYLFLLLAFTSLLLLPSSEQHDCCEREKSYVEDADLFTISYEDSFKMVKNLLHNISYKLMEKDSNVSAFNRCKNTRSFHIPLNNYTTDSTISVAYFELLGILYKMKGVTTDYISSPCALKYIRQGKIKPINASDPAQSSSYEGVFTSLNPSSETTRCTNINFDSTFDPGPLKRAEWIKYIATFFNCEKRATYVYNKIKDNYNCLKKQASNATKKKPNVAWLSYYQGIWSFSGATYKLQYILDAGGIALNPPESTFNMSKQKDVQLFHSYLERLEVLIDETYAPIPKDYTLNSFLNAALINSSQTASFAFLKHKALWRYDKRVGNTYGLDWFEGAIAQPQVVLWDLIQAFNRSDYYITVYFRNVAKGESMVNTSKLNCSHTIKTPLQPEIIPCHLTVPLDLTQILS; the protein is encoded by the exons ATGACAACTTCATTGAGTGGATGCAAGGTGATGCATGGGAGCTTGAGACCCAAAAAATTTGAGTACCTATTTTTGTTACTAGCATTCACAAGTCTTTTGCTTTTGCCAAGTTCTGAGCAACATGATTGTTGTGAGAGAGAGAAATCATATGTTGAAGATGCAGATCTGTTTACAATTTCCTATGAGGACTCTTTTAAAATGGTCAAGAATTTACTTCACAACATATCTTATAAGCTTATGGAG AAAGACAGCAATGTTTCTGCCTTTAACCGGTGTAAGAACACTAGAAGTTTCCACATTCCCTTGAATAACTATACCACAGACAGCACAATTTCAG TGGCATATTTTGAG TTGTTGGGGATCTTGTACAAGATGAAAGGAGTGACCACAGATTACATATCATCTCCCTGTGCACTAAAGTATATAAGGCAGGGTAAAATTAAGCCCATAAATGCCTCAGATCCTGCCCAATCATCATCGTATGAGGGAGTTTTCACGTCGTTAAATCCTAGCAGTGAGACAACTCGTTGCACCAATATTAACTTTGATTCTACTTTTGATCCAGGGCCTCTCAAG AGAGCCGAATGGATAAAATATATAGCAACCTTTTTCAACTGCGAGAAAAGGGCCACATATGTTTACAATAAG ATTAAAGACAATTACAATTGCCTGAAGAAACAAGCATCCAATGCCACAAAGAAAAAGCCCAATGTTGCATGGCTTTCATATTATCAA GGCATTTGGTCTTTTTCTGGGGCAACTTATAAATTACAG TATATTTTAGATGCTGGAGGTATAGCCTTGAATCCACCCGAGAGTACATTCAATATGTCTAAGCAGAAAGATGTGCAATTGTTTCACAGCTATCTTGAG AGATTGGAGGTGTTGATAGACGAAACTTATGCTCCTATTCCTAAGGATTACACTTTAAACAGCTTCCTAAATGCTGCACTAATCAATTCATCTCAAACAGCAAGCTTTGCATTCTTAAAACACAAAGCACTCTGGAGATATGATAAAAGAGTTGGGAATACATATGGACTGG ATTGGTTTGAAGGAGCCATTGCACAGCCACAAGTCGTGCTATGGGATTTAATTCAAGCTTTTAATAGATCTGATTATTACATCACTGTTTACTTTAGAAACGTTGCAAAG GGGGAGAGCATGGTAAATACAAGTAAGTTGAATTGTTCACACACCATAAAAACTCCCTTACAACCAGAGATTATTCCTTGCCATCTGACAGTTCCACTTGATCTCACTCAAATACTTAGCTAG